The Ensifer adhaerens genome contains a region encoding:
- a CDS encoding TetR/AcrR family transcriptional regulator, which translates to MIEKPKAPRSRGRPQIRPDDETRQVIVLAAERQFCDLGYETANINVIAQNAGVSTKTLYRLFPTKADLFECVISFRISEFVIEVDEEHLDAVGLKAGLVRLLAAYGHLVLAADTIAIIRLVLAEAERFPEIAATFWEKAIERTNATLEHWLKRQSEAGRLIIACPYQTAGMLRGMMAMEPQRAVMMGRVSTIDEATIITRAEVCAEIFLSGTVPR; encoded by the coding sequence ATGATCGAAAAACCGAAAGCACCACGCTCTCGCGGCCGGCCCCAAATCCGTCCCGATGACGAGACCCGCCAGGTGATCGTATTGGCTGCCGAAAGACAGTTCTGCGATCTTGGATATGAGACCGCCAACATCAATGTCATCGCCCAGAATGCCGGCGTCTCCACGAAGACGCTCTATCGGCTGTTTCCGACGAAGGCCGATCTTTTCGAATGTGTCATCTCGTTCAGGATTTCCGAGTTCGTTATCGAAGTTGACGAGGAGCATCTGGACGCGGTGGGCCTGAAGGCAGGTCTCGTGCGCCTGCTCGCCGCCTACGGGCACCTCGTGCTTGCGGCAGACACGATTGCCATCATCCGCCTGGTGCTTGCCGAGGCAGAGCGCTTTCCGGAGATCGCTGCCACGTTCTGGGAAAAGGCGATCGAACGGACGAATGCGACGCTGGAGCATTGGCTCAAGAGGCAATCGGAGGCTGGCCGGCTGATCATCGCCTGCCCTTATCAGACGGCTGGTATGTTGCGCGGCATGATGGCGATGGAGCCGCAACGCGCCGTCATGATGGGACGCGTGAGTACGATCGACGAAGCGACGATCATCACCCGCGCGGAAGTTTGCGCTGAGATCTTCTTGTCTGGTACTGTACCAAGATAG
- a CDS encoding tetratricopeptide repeat protein, which yields MAVAGQTFGIVGGLSAFPRRLVAREVERQFGHLRRGVTRQTTYLVFGRGLLAKSSEAEIEARFDAEHAAGRWLVSENGFLRLLGLMSVPAASALTRQSLIDQARLSPRTFDLLSLFDAFEHDSEPYSFRDLILARKYAELIGSGASWSAIARSVHRSGEVASLTALSLLHGGTDTIYARSAEGLSELNGQLLFDLDTPDDAALEDLFDLAEEAEANGDHEEAAAFYQRYLAMDRTDSVAAFNRANCLKAAGRELDAAHDYARAIKLDPSFVEAWFNLAGLMSERGRIDAARRHLEKAIELDGDYADAVFNLAKLEFDAGDLVEARRWWCRYLELDSDSEWARTAERGVQYVDLQGRPRTAG from the coding sequence ATGGCGGTTGCAGGCCAGACATTCGGCATTGTTGGGGGGCTCTCGGCCTTCCCGCGGCGACTTGTGGCGCGGGAAGTGGAGCGACAGTTCGGCCACTTGCGGCGCGGCGTTACGCGCCAGACGACATATCTGGTGTTTGGCCGAGGCCTGCTTGCAAAGTCGAGCGAAGCTGAAATCGAGGCACGTTTCGACGCCGAACATGCGGCCGGACGATGGCTCGTAAGTGAGAACGGTTTCCTTCGCCTTCTCGGCCTCATGTCGGTGCCCGCGGCATCCGCACTCACGCGTCAGTCGCTGATCGATCAGGCCAGGCTTTCTCCTCGAACCTTCGATCTCCTGTCGCTGTTCGATGCTTTTGAGCATGACAGCGAGCCTTATTCGTTCCGTGACCTGATCCTCGCTAGAAAATATGCGGAACTGATTGGCAGCGGGGCGAGCTGGAGCGCCATCGCCCGGTCCGTTCATCGTTCCGGAGAGGTCGCCTCGTTGACGGCACTCTCTCTCCTACACGGCGGTACCGATACGATCTACGCCCGGAGCGCTGAGGGACTGAGCGAGCTGAACGGGCAACTGCTCTTCGATCTCGACACGCCCGATGATGCTGCCTTGGAAGACCTCTTCGATCTGGCGGAGGAGGCGGAGGCGAATGGCGACCACGAGGAGGCTGCCGCTTTCTATCAGCGCTATCTCGCCATGGATCGAACGGACTCTGTCGCGGCCTTCAACCGTGCCAATTGCCTGAAGGCCGCGGGGCGGGAGCTGGATGCGGCGCATGATTACGCCCGCGCCATCAAGCTCGATCCATCTTTCGTCGAGGCCTGGTTCAACCTCGCCGGGCTGATGAGCGAGCGAGGGCGGATCGATGCCGCGCGCCGGCATCTCGAGAAGGCAATCGAGCTCGACGGCGATTACGCCGACGCCGTCTTCAATCTCGCAAAGCTCGAATTCGATGCAGGCGACCTCGTTGAAGCCAGGCGCTGGTGGTGCCGCTATCTCGAACTCGATAGCGATAGCGAATGGGCGCGAACGGCAGAACGCGGCGTGCAATATGTCGATCTCCAGGGCCGCCCGAGGACAGCAGGCTGA
- a CDS encoding Ku protein, protein MAPRASWKGYLKLSLVSCPVRLYPATSSSERISFNQLHKDTHNRINMKPVDPELGLVERSDLVKGYEYEDKKYIIIEDADLESVRIESNHTMNIEAFVDEGSVDVIYQDAPYYLAPDGAMAEETFVVLREALKKSGKLAIARLVLSSRERVVTIGSRETGMFVCTLRNPSEVRGTAEYFGNIPLGHPDPEMLQLAEALIQQKMTVFDPKNYEDRYEIALMKMIREKLKGHKPIIAAAPERGNVINLMDALKASLSQSKPPAKSKSKAEPAVKETAKAATPAAAKRTAAKPTAKKKA, encoded by the coding sequence ATGGCGCCCAGGGCAAGTTGGAAAGGTTATCTCAAACTCAGTCTCGTCAGTTGCCCCGTCAGGCTCTATCCGGCGACCAGCTCGAGCGAACGCATCAGCTTCAATCAGCTTCACAAGGACACCCACAACCGGATCAACATGAAGCCGGTCGACCCGGAGCTCGGCCTCGTCGAGCGCTCCGATCTGGTCAAGGGTTACGAATACGAAGACAAGAAATACATCATCATCGAGGACGCTGACCTCGAAAGCGTCAGGATCGAATCCAACCACACCATGAACATCGAAGCTTTCGTCGATGAAGGCTCCGTCGACGTGATCTACCAGGATGCGCCCTATTATCTGGCGCCCGATGGCGCGATGGCGGAGGAAACCTTCGTTGTCCTGCGCGAGGCGCTGAAGAAGAGCGGCAAGCTGGCGATCGCGCGGCTGGTGCTTTCGAGCCGCGAGCGAGTGGTGACGATCGGTTCGCGGGAAACAGGGATGTTCGTGTGTACTCTCAGGAACCCGAGCGAAGTGCGCGGGACCGCCGAGTATTTCGGCAATATCCCGCTCGGTCATCCCGACCCGGAAATGCTGCAGCTTGCCGAAGCGCTGATCCAGCAGAAGATGACGGTGTTTGATCCGAAGAACTATGAGGACCGTTACGAGATCGCGCTGATGAAGATGATCCGCGAGAAGCTTAAAGGTCATAAGCCGATCATTGCGGCAGCACCGGAGCGCGGCAACGTCATCAATCTCATGGATGCTTTGAAGGCAAGCCTGTCGCAATCCAAGCCACCGGCAAAGAGCAAGTCCAAAGCCGAGCCGGCTGTGAAGGAAACGGCCAAGGCAGCAACCCCGGCTGCGGCCAAGCGGACGGCGGCAAAACCGACGGCGAAGAAGAAAGCCTGA
- the ligD gene encoding DNA ligase D, producing the protein MATSKLKAYRAKRDFSRTPEPAGRTGGEGNRFVVHKHHATADHYDLRLQVGDVLKSWAVPKGPSLNPADKRLAVETEDHPLDYIDFEGLIPEGEYGGGPMIVWDTGVWAPMDDIEKSLKTGAFKFRLAGEKLNGGWMLTRLKPKPGEDGQRNWLLFKEHDLAAEPDVDILTSRPESVKSGRRIEELVEPPKKTAKRVVLKPGALPGAVKGPKPQRIEPQLASPTPKPPGSPPEKPDWLHEIKFDGYRTMADISDGNVRLITRSGLDWTKRYGDLPDAFRKLPYREAIIDGEIVVLDDKGISRFELLQDALSTGADSKLVFYAFDILYLDGWNLTGVPLKERKRLLAQLLEGQISSRSAIQFSDHVEGDGRGLYDQASELGLEGIVSKRASAPYRSGRTQTWTKTKALKNEDFVIAGYTTSEAAEGLASLALGEWEDGELHYRGKVGTGFDAQTAGQLLTRLEALRGEAAALEGAPKEITWVRPVLSARIHYANRTTDNVLRHAVFKGLRDVELSAPSRAPRKRLITDADLASIQVTNADRRVFGKSGPTKLDIAVYYALVGDYMLPHILGRPVSLFRCPTGKRADCFFQRHPFTGMPASIISFDSTNSEGETNSFLSIEGTKGYLALAQFGVIELHSWGTKRERLEKPDRIVFDLDPGQGIAWRDVVEAAVHIRGELEALGLVPFVKTSGGSGIHVVVPVTPKLDWKKTHQATGAIATQLAASAPQTFTTTMGKENRIKRIFIDFHRNARSHTAAAPYSLRAFTNLPASTPLNWADLETIDAPEDLNYSSLPGLLDTFGDPWADIDDFAKDLPLLSETRT; encoded by the coding sequence ATGGCGACGTCGAAGCTCAAGGCCTACCGCGCAAAGCGGGATTTTTCCAGGACTCCGGAGCCTGCAGGCAGGACCGGCGGGGAGGGCAATCGTTTTGTCGTTCACAAGCACCACGCGACGGCCGATCATTATGATCTCAGGCTCCAGGTCGGTGACGTGCTGAAAAGCTGGGCGGTCCCAAAGGGACCGTCACTCAATCCCGCCGACAAGCGGCTGGCGGTCGAGACGGAGGATCATCCGCTCGACTATATCGACTTCGAGGGGCTAATTCCGGAAGGCGAGTATGGCGGCGGGCCGATGATCGTCTGGGATACCGGCGTCTGGGCGCCGATGGACGATATCGAAAAGAGCCTGAAGACCGGCGCCTTCAAGTTTCGTCTCGCCGGCGAAAAGCTCAATGGCGGCTGGATGCTGACGCGGCTGAAGCCGAAGCCGGGCGAGGACGGTCAGCGCAATTGGCTGCTTTTCAAGGAACATGACCTTGCAGCCGAACCTGATGTCGACATCCTGACGTCGCGTCCCGAAAGCGTGAAAAGCGGCCGGCGGATCGAGGAACTGGTCGAGCCGCCGAAGAAGACGGCAAAGCGGGTCGTTCTCAAACCCGGCGCGCTGCCGGGTGCGGTGAAGGGCCCGAAGCCGCAGCGGATCGAACCGCAGCTTGCCAGCCCGACGCCGAAGCCACCTGGTAGCCCGCCAGAGAAGCCGGACTGGCTGCACGAGATCAAATTCGATGGCTACCGGACAATGGCGGATATCTCGGATGGCAACGTCAGGCTGATCACCCGCAGCGGGCTTGATTGGACGAAGCGCTATGGCGACCTACCCGATGCCTTTCGGAAGCTGCCCTACCGCGAGGCGATCATCGATGGCGAGATCGTCGTTCTCGACGACAAGGGGATCAGCCGTTTCGAGCTGTTGCAGGATGCACTTTCAACCGGCGCCGACAGCAAGCTCGTCTTCTATGCTTTCGATATCCTCTATCTCGACGGATGGAACCTCACCGGCGTCCCGCTGAAGGAGCGGAAGAGGCTGTTGGCGCAACTGCTTGAGGGGCAGATCTCCAGCCGATCGGCCATCCAGTTCAGCGACCATGTCGAAGGTGACGGACGCGGACTTTATGATCAAGCGTCTGAACTCGGGCTGGAGGGGATCGTCTCGAAGCGTGCCTCGGCGCCCTATCGAAGTGGTCGCACGCAGACCTGGACCAAGACGAAGGCGCTGAAGAACGAGGATTTCGTCATCGCCGGTTACACCACCTCCGAGGCTGCCGAAGGGCTTGCTTCTCTTGCTCTCGGCGAATGGGAAGATGGCGAGCTGCACTATCGCGGCAAGGTCGGAACCGGGTTCGATGCGCAGACGGCGGGGCAGTTGCTGACACGGCTGGAGGCGTTGCGTGGCGAGGCCGCCGCACTTGAAGGCGCACCGAAGGAAATCACCTGGGTTCGCCCTGTGCTGAGCGCCCGCATCCATTATGCCAATCGCACGACCGACAACGTCCTGCGCCATGCGGTGTTCAAGGGGCTTCGCGACGTCGAGCTTTCGGCGCCGTCGCGCGCCCCACGCAAGCGGCTGATCACGGATGCCGATCTCGCGAGCATCCAGGTCACCAATGCGGACCGTCGGGTGTTCGGCAAATCCGGGCCGACCAAACTCGACATCGCCGTCTACTACGCACTCGTCGGTGACTACATGCTGCCGCACATTCTCGGCCGGCCGGTATCGCTTTTTCGCTGCCCGACAGGAAAGCGCGCGGATTGCTTCTTCCAGCGCCATCCGTTCACCGGTATGCCGGCCTCGATCATCAGCTTCGACTCGACCAACTCCGAAGGCGAGACCAATTCCTTCCTCTCGATCGAAGGCACGAAGGGCTATCTGGCGCTCGCTCAGTTCGGCGTGATTGAGCTTCATAGCTGGGGCACGAAGCGCGAGCGGCTTGAAAAGCCGGACCGCATCGTCTTCGATCTCGATCCCGGCCAAGGCATCGCCTGGCGCGATGTGGTCGAGGCAGCCGTCCATATCCGTGGCGAGCTGGAAGCGCTCGGCCTCGTCCCCTTCGTCAAGACGTCCGGCGGCAGCGGCATCCATGTGGTCGTACCGGTGACGCCGAAACTCGACTGGAAGAAGACGCACCAGGCGACGGGCGCGATCGCGACGCAACTGGCGGCTAGCGCACCGCAGACCTTCACCACCACGATGGGCAAGGAAAACCGCATCAAGCGGATCTTCATCGACTTCCACCGCAATGCCCGCAGCCATACGGCGGCCGCGCCCTATTCGCTGCGTGCATTCACAAATCTGCCCGCCTCGACGCCGCTCAACTGGGCGGATCTGGAGACTATCGACGCTCCTGAGGATTTGAACTATTCTTCGCTGCCTGGACTTCTGGATACTTTCGGCGATCCCTGGGCGGATATCGACGACTTTGCCAAGGATTTGCCGCTTCTGTCCGAAACGAGGACGTAA